Part of the Gossypium arboreum isolate Shixiya-1 unplaced genomic scaffold, ASM2569848v2 Contig00416, whole genome shotgun sequence genome, CTGATCAGTTGCTCCAAATGGAATAAGGAAACATGTTGGGTTGCAAGCTCagtttcatttcaattcaaaccaaATGGTAATTCACGCTTCTATTTTCATCATGGCTTAACTAATGCTTTACAAAGTGACCATGGAAATGCCTTTTTCATTGTAGGTTATGTTGCTCTATTGGAGTATGGGGGCTTCCACTATCCTTTATGCAGTTCTTGCAAATCCACTATTGAACTATTGCATTTCACATTATAACCTAAGTATTGATTTTGAAGTGCATCATGTTTGGCACTGGGAATTACACCTATGAAAGCTTTTAGTAGTAAGGTTGACCCCAGTTTTATGGATGTATTTCAGCCACATTATACTTTTTGCTGGTATTTTTGTATCAGCTTGGGGGATTAGACGATTTAATTAAGATTGCTACTCATTTTGTGTGTGCTTGTTTCATCTTTTTTTGTTCTCTCTATGAAGAATATTATGTACTTATTTCAGTATTTTGATGAAAAGCTGAAGCTAATATCTCCTTCAATCCCAGGATTAACATATTCATCCTCGCAATGATAATATCACCAATTCTCTTTTTTTAGGCAATAGGAGAAACAATCTAAAGCAAGAAGAAAACAAACCAATGCCATAAATAATTGAATGACATCACATGCATAATTGAGAGCTGCACACAGAAGTAAaacaaatttattatattttcaatgtaTAATCTTATGATCTTTTTCAGTaagcaaaataaataatttaaggaGGCCACATATATGTTGGGTAGCTAGTGCCTAAACGAAATTTCTCCGCTATTTGATGAGAGCTGCTTACAGAAGTAGATTCCATGTATCGGGAGGCCGGCAAGGCACCAGTGGGTGCAATCCATGCCGTTGAAGTCATTGTAAGTGCTAGGACGTGCATCTTTTCTTAATTGAGAGAGCATCGTAATATCAAGCAAATGAACAAGTTTCTTGATGTTCCTTATGGCCTCTTTAACTACGTACTCtgtcaaaggcaaaccggttagaTAAATCGATCCCTTGAATGGTGTTGTCTGCCTTGAACAATTCCTTTCTTCTGGCTCATTCCAGTCTATGCCACTGATACATACATAAACAAGAGACTAGTAATCATATTACTCGGAAGGCCGATACAGAACAAAGAGATCGCAACGGGGAAAACAACTCACTTGTAGTGAGAAGGGGAAATTCCTTGAAACATAACTTTAGTCCTATTGGTATCCACATCTAAATCAACCCATTTAGCCCATGTTGTCAAAGCTGTACGAAAAGCAACCGTACGATGAATGTCCTTACGAATCGTCCCATCAAATTGCACATAATCCCATCTGCAGTTAACAATTACAGATCTTTAGCTCTTACTAAAAATCATCAGTTAATCAGATATTACTTGTTTTTGTAGATCTCATACTATTGCTTCAGTCCTCTACGGTGCCACCAATGCCAAGTGTTGAATATTAAAACATCGATTTCTTTCCATAGATTTCCATCCCTTACAGAATCCAACTTCAAAACTCTGCCAATTGTTTCCTCTTCAACGTCTACTAAGTACAACGAACGAAATAGCATCACGGATACCTTATAGTGCTAAAAGTTTCAGTCCACCATATACATAGACCATAGTTAGTTACCTATACATACATGTATGTATTAGTGTATGTATGTATGGAATAAATTGATTACCTCGAAAGTAACAGTGGAAACAGTGTGATTATGCAAGTCTTGTGTGATTATACCAGATGTAGTAGGCACTGCAGCATGAAGCATGCATAACAGAGATTGCCATTGGTTTATACTTATGGAGTCCCCAATAAACATTATCTTCTTGCCCCTTAATCTCCTCAAAAAATGCGTCCCATCAAACCTGTCATTTGTTCCATTAAGCTAATAGCCACGCAGATCAAACATTGAGGGTGGTGAGAGATATGTACCTTGGCAAATTACACTTGCTTGGTTGCCATCTATATTTAACGTAAAGATAATTAGGGCGGCCATACATGAGGCAATTAAATGGTTGAAAGGACAGGCTGATGTATCGTAGAGAGGATAGGAGCTGTCACACACCCACTTACCTTTGTATACATTGCAACAACCATTGGCATTTTCTAAACATAGAAATGAAATGGTGAGAAAGCTAAGAGCAATAAGAGAGTATGATCTTCTTGTCCTTGAAAACCCCATTAGAGAGGAGAAAAAATGTTGTTTGAGTTTGCATTTACTAGTACACTTGTTTGATGGATAAATAGACAGATAGGCATCCAAGTTTCAGCTACTTTAGTATTGCAAGCAATTTGGTTCACATGTGTTGTGGGTGGTTGAAGTTACAAATCCATCAAAAATTAAGATTTGGGcagatgaaatatatatatatatatatatatatatatatatatatatatataaacttagcCCTAatgtttaattttgttaatttaatatttatttttttataactttaatcatcaaccttcaaaatttagtcaaattattattaattttaactacAATAATGTGGTATCTTGCATGGTAATTATAGAAATAATTTTTAGAGATCTAACTTAtagataataaaattaatttttaaataactaTTCAATCtggaattattttttataaatacaaTACTAGTTAATGATTggtttgtatgtgaaatttttttattttaaaacttactAATAGTGCAAGTAGGATTTaaagaatttaatttaaaatttatcaaggattttatttatgaattataattTTGAACTTAGTAATATATAAAGGCTAAATTAGTCGAAAAGGCCGATTTAAGAAATAATTTGGTTGTTTAGGCTTATTTCTAATATATTTATCGGAGTAAGCAGATTTTAGAGAGAAAAATGAAAATGTGTTTAAGATGATGCATTTTTAATATCGGTACCCTTGCATGTGTTACTTCCTTCAATTAGAGTTACAATGGAATTTGCAAATTTGTTGATTGGATTAAAGAGATTCATCGACAACCTGGGGAAGGAGAGATGCTTTGTGTAGTGCTACTTTCTAATGGTAGCTAGCATCTTGTTTTCTCCTAACTTTGGAGGATGGATGGTGAATCCCCATATCAAAATCTTTTTCTATAATTTAATGgagaaaaagaaaacattatcAGAGTAAAGAGAGTGAGATACCATTAAAATGGGAGTACCTTTACAAGAAAGTGCCATTATAGCAGCCTCACAAGGAAACAGCTGCCACCACCAGCACCACCCATTCTTTCATGGTTTGATAGCCAATTTGTAAGTCAAAGTTCCATAAATCTcatcataaataaaaaatatttttgattccAGTATAGTAGCTTTTCTAAAATCATGTTTTAGATATGATAAACTTGTAAGGTAAACAAACATGTTGAGAAATGGTAAAATATGTGAAGAAAATACATATGAAAATGAACAAAAGAAAAACATAGATAGAATTTTGAAAGATTAAAactcaaaaataaatatttacaaattttctCTAAATTAACTTGGATTTTTCATGGTATATCtacaaattttcttttcattttcttcaaCCTCAATCTTTTTATTGGTTATCAGTTCACAGTTTGATGTTTTATTTAAGTATTTCTTTCTATCAATTTTGATTGTGTTATTGTTTTTCCTTTTATTAGAATAAGTTTTCATTAAAATAATAACCATTTGACTTTTATTGAGTTTCGGCTATTTGTtcttttagtcaattttctattaaattttaattttggtgatttcataaaaataaacattttgtaattttaaagTTAAAGGGGAAACTAAATTAGGAAACATAAATTTGAAACTAAGCAAAATAAGAATGTTGTGTGTGTATCTTTTAAATGAAAGAAACTGTTAAGGACAAGAGCCTTTTTGTTTAGTAAGTAATTAAGAAAGTGATGATGGAGTATATAACAAGTATTGTATTGTGTATTAAATCATTGTGTTTATGGATTCGTATGTTGGCTTGATAGTTAAGGTATTTATTGTCTCGGTTTGGTCTTTAATTCGTttgatttaatattaattttgttaggatttaatcataaaaaaatcaaaattgcagatatttttgttctttttaaaCATGTAGATCAACATTGGGCCTGACTTGTTTATGTTTAATTGATTTCCAAGGGCATTCCCATATTAGAGGAAAATTGTGGTGATATGGACCAATTTCCACCAAACATGTCATTTTCAAGTGAGTGGTTGTTTTGGATCTTCTATATTTCCTTTCATTCGAAGATTTTACAATCTGAAAAGTCTTGTCACTTTCTAGTTCTGATTTCGAAGGTCTAGTCCCTTGTAACGAGTCTGTCACACGAatcaaaaatatgaaattaagtttTTTCAGAAACTTAAGAAAAGGTTCGGAGCTTATATTCTTTTAATCTCCAAACATTCATAGTTTGGCATTGTGATGATTTGTTGAATTCTATTTTAAAATCTCACAACTTTGGACATGTCATATAACTAACAACAATAAGAGTAAGAGAGTGCACTAAGATGACAAAATAGTGGGAAATGGAACCAGAAGGCAATAGTTGTCAGTAAATTGAAATGTTTATAACTAAGTAAATTACATAGCCTCACAAGCTTCTGTCCTGGAAATTACACCTTCAACTTCCCTTCTTTAGAAGAATTAGTTATGGAAGGATGTCCTAGATTGAAGATATTTTTTCAGGGAATTTCAAGTGATTAGGAGTAAAAGAATGCAGTTCAATGGAACAAGTGATTAGGGATGAGGAAGAGGAAGCAGCGACACATAAGTTTACATTTCTTGCGCTCTCCTTTataataattgatttgtgtttcAATTTAGACAAATTTTTATTTGGGAGGTCAAACtcttgaatttctaaaatcaaatGAAATTATCATAACTTAGTGTTCGAAAATAATTGCATTTTCTTCCTGGGTTTTAAGAGAGAGTGGTGAATGGTGATGCAAGTGAAAAGGTAGTTGGCCACAAGGTGAATTTGATATTCCATATTTATATACTCCACTTATatcatattttctttcttttattaattcatGGGTTAAAAAAATAAGAATAGATTAAATAAGAGTTGATAGCATGATTTGGACTTTTattgtttacaaaataaaatatcaCGAgtcaaagacaaaaaaaaaaaaatccacttGTTGAGTATGAAAAATGTCATAAAAATAAATGagagttaattttttttgaacttttaattttatgttaGTATTCTTTATAGTGTTTGTCAAATGTgaattttcattgttttataaATACTATTCAATCtagaattatttttataaatacaaTACTAGTTAATCATTGGTTTGGTTTAATGtatgtgaatttttttattttaaaacttactAAGAGTGCAAGTACgatttaaataatttatcaaggattttatttatgaattataattttgaagctagaaatatataaaggttaaattagttGGAAAGGCCGATTTAAGAAACAATTTGATTGTTTATGCTTATTTCTAATATATTTATCAGAAGGATGTTGCTTCCTTCTATTAGAGCTGCAATGGAATTTGTGAATCTATTGATTGGATTAAAGTGGTTGATTGACAATGTGGTAAAAGGAGAGATGCTTTGTGTAGTGCTACTTTCTAATGGTAGCTAGCATCTTGTCTTCACCTAAGTTTGGAGGATGGATAAATGGTGAATCCTCCTATACCCAAATCTTTTTTCTGTAATTTAATGGAGAGAAAAGATAACATTATCAGAGAAGAGAAAGTGAGATACCATAAAAAATGGGAGTACCTTTACAATATTAGTTTAAGGAAAGTGCCACGATAGCCTCACAAGGAAGCAGCTGCCACCACCACCACCCATTCTTTCAAGGCTTGATAGCCAATTTGTAAGCCAAAGTTCCATAAATCTCatcataaaaacaaaatatttttggtTCCACTATAGCAGCTtttcaaaaatatattataaacttGTAAGGTAAACAAACAGGTTGAGAAATGGTAAAATATGTGAAGAAAAATACAAATGAAAATGAACAAATGAAAACCATAGAATTTTGAAAGATTGATGATCGCATTAATATATTGTAAAAGGTATTGATACTTTCTCAAGTGTATCAATACTTTTGATTTTGTTCAGTTTTTCTGAATTTTAAAGTTCAAATTGATATCGATACTAGACAAGAATATCGATACTTTCTTAAGGGTATTGATACTTCTAATTAGTTAGAAAAATATGCCCCCACCTCCGAACACACTTTTTACATatacaattaaaaatatattttcttggacgtttttattttctctcttcaaaattaacccattctGACAAATATGCTAGAAATGGACCTAAAGAaccaactttttttttaaatctgcCTTTTGGCTAACTTAGCCATATAAATAGTTACATAGATATATTGATAGCTTTTGATCTATGTGTTAATATTTTTCCAGCAGCATGAGAAGCATATTTTAATAAGCTTTTTTTCGAATTCACTTGCAAAACACAATGCTAAAATAGTTTTCCCATTAAGCCCCAACTCAATAATTGGTCATACATTATTCCTTTCCTTTGTCACATTTACCAAAgagaatataaattaataaataaaaaaataaagttatAAAAAGATAAGGCTACTTCAATCAAGCAAAAATATTTTAGGAAAACTATATAATTGGTCACCGATTTTCAAAAGTTCTATTTTTggtactaaaaataaaaattttcatattaGGCACTAtcgttaaaaattattttcattttggtcactaaCTATTAATTTAATGTTACTGCACATTCATTTTAGTTACTCAACTTTAATaagttttcattttaaatatttattttatctttttaattttttatttttaaaattaattttagtattttttagtaAAACGGAAAACTTGAGTTTATAGGAAAAAACTTAGATTTTTAcatggaaatatttattttacaaggaaaaatttatctttttaatttccttttttcttccttttttagaATTAGTTTTACTTTTTTTCAATAAAAGAGAAAAATTGATGTTTTACAGGGATTAATTGAGTTTTATAGAAAAACTTTGATCTTTACAGAAGAgtcattttattttttagtttcaattaagttttcattttctagaattaattttaatttttcccatAAAATGGAGAAACCTAGTTTTTTACATAGAATTACCTCGATTTTTATAGGGAAAACTTGggttttacaaaaatattttatcttgttatttccttttctccttttttaaagttaattttaatttatattcatTAACAAGATAAAACTTGATTTTTCCAATGAATTACCTAGGGTTTTATAGGGAATGAAGTTGGAGGAAAAACTTAAGTTTTTATTTGTAATTGAATAATTCAATTCCTTGTAAAAGGaaggtatttttgaaaaaaattaatttaaaacccaaaatgaaaatttattaaaattcagTGACTAatgaatatataataatattgaatTAATGCCACATGACTAAAGAgagaataattttaaaaatgaaaatagttTTTGACTGCAGTTCCTAAATGACCAATTGTGgaatttacccactatttaatgCTACCTAAGTCCAATAATTAGTATACAAATAAAATGGCAATAAATGAAAAAGCATCCGCGTGGTGGGTCATCATGTCTGTTGTCTTCTTCACTTTTGAGTTGTATTCTCGAAAGTAATACATATTTTTTGAACATACAATGCAATTGAAACTTGCTTACTTTTACATTGACTTACGTTTTCTCAAATTACTACTCGCTTTACTCCGTTAAGGCAAATTATTATTTCCATCGTTCAAAACTCATCGCTCAATCCTTCTCTTATATATTTTGCAAAGGTACGCCATCTGCTTTCATTTGTTCTGTCTTGTTTGTTACAGAAGCTTTACTTTCTGCTCATTTTACTTGTACCTTTTTCTTCTGCTTTTGTTTTGATTTCTGTTGTGGCTGTGGTTTTCAGTTTACTTGCTCTTTGCTCTCTCAATGGACTTTGTTGTTGCCATCGTTAGCTCTATTGTCGCTAAATCTGCAGAGTATACGATTTCTCCTATCATAAACCATGTCAAATACCTTTCCAATCATCAGCAAAATGTTGAGACCCTCAAGCACCAAGCTGAGAAGCTGAAAGTTGCAAGGGACAGAGTGCAGCATTCTGTTGATGCAGCTTTACGAAACGGCAAAGAGATCGAAGGCGATGTTGACAAATGGTTGTCTGCAGTCGACACAAAGATCCTTGAACAAGTAGAGAAAGTGACGCAAGATGAagaaaaagcaaagaaaaagTGTTTCGTTGGTTTGTGTCCTGATTTCTGGACTCGTTACAAGCTTAGCCTGAATGCTCCAGAGGAGGCGAAGGCTGTTGCCGAGCTACTTGAACAGGGCAAGTTTGACGAGGTTTCTTATCCTGTGCCTCTGCAAGGTATCACTGTCACACCATTTAAAGGGTACGAGGATTTTGAGTCAAGAACGTTGGTTTTGAATGAAATAATGGAGGCACTGAAAGATGATAGCGTCAGCGTTATTGGGGTGCACGGTATGGGCGGCATTGGAAAAACAACGCTAGTAAAAGAAATCGCTAGAAAGGTCAagggcaatttatttgattcggtTGTCATAGCAACAGTAACTCAAGCCATTGATATTGAGAAAATTCAGAACAGAATTTCAGAGTTATTGGGCTTGAAATTTGAGGAACAGAGTACCGATGTAAAGGCACTTCGACTACAAGAAAGATTGAAGAAAGAGAAGAGGGTTCTGGTCGTCTTGGATGACATTTGGGCAAAGGTTGATATTGAGGAAGTTGGGATCCCTTTGGGAGATGAGCACAAGGGATGCAAGTTGCTGCTAACTTCTAGGGAGCTAAATGTTTTATCAAATGGGATGGATGCTCAGAAATATTTTTCTGTTGGGTTTTAAATGAAAACGAGGCCTGGGACCTGTTCAAGAAGAAGGCTGGCGACTGTGTTGAAAGTTGTGATTTGAAGCCTGCAGCTATGGAGGTAGCCAAAATGTGCAGGGTTGCCCATAGCCATTGCGACAGTTGCAGGGCTTTGAGAAACAAAAGATTGTTTGAGTGGAAGAATGCTTTACGAGAACTAGAGAGGCCTTCATCAAGCAACTTCACGGGGATAGCTGCAGCATATTCAGCTATTGAGTGGAGTTTTAATTATTTAGAAAGTGAGGAAGTTAAGCTGACTTTCTTGCTTTGCTGTGTAATAGGCCATAATGGTCTGGTTGAAAAGTTGATGAGATATATTGTGGGTTTGGGTTTATTTGGTGGTGTCAACACTATGGAAGAAGCTAGAAATGAAGTATTGACTGTTGTGGCTAATCTCAAAGCGTCTTCCTTGTTGCTTGATAGTTATGATGATGAGCACTTTGATATCCATGATGTTGTTTCGGATGCTGCTTTAGCTATTGCATCGAGGGACTACCATATGCTTGTTTTGAGAGATCATATTCCAAAGGAGTGGTCCGATAAGGCGAAAATGAACAGCTTGAGAGCGATAAGCTTACCTTGTCCTCAAATTATAGTAGAGCTTCCTAAGGAGATAGAGTATTCAGGTCTTTCCTTTTTCCATATGGCCCATGATGATTCAGTGGTAATTCCTCCCGACTTTTTCAGAGGAATTGAAAGCCTCAAAGTCTTGGATTTACCTTCATATTCCTATCTACCTGAATCAATTAATCACCTCATAGACCTTCGCATGTTGTGTCTAAGAGGATGTCTAGTTGAAGACATAACCATCATTGGAGAGCTCAAAAGTTTAGAAATCCTTGACCTTGCTTTCTCAAGGATCAAAGAACTACCCAAGGAGATAGCACAATTGACTCGGTTAAGGTTGTTAGATTTGAGTTGGTGTGAAAAACTCAAAATCATCCCACCAAATGTTTTATCAAGTTTGTCTAAATTAGAAGAATTATATATGGAGGGAAGCTTTGTTGAATGGGAAAATGGAGTAGTTGACAACGAGAGGAGAAATGCAAGCCTTGATGAATTAAACAATTTGTCTCGTCTAACTACTTTATATGTTCGTATTTCTGATATCCAAATGATTCCAAAGCATCGATTCATTGAGACATTGAACAGATACAGGATTATTGTAGGTGATCATCCTATATCCAAGTGGCTCCGAAGACATGAATGTTCAAGGACATTGACGCTCCAGTTATATACAAACATTTGTTTGGATAATGGGGTGAAAATGTTGCTGGGAAAGGCTGAATATTTGTACCTAGACCTAAAAGGACTTAAAGGCATCAAGAATGTACTTGCAGAGTTAAATAAAGGGAACGATTTTCCACATTTACAGAGTCTTCATGTCAAAAATGGTATCCAGGTGCAATATATCACAATGAACAACATTGAGTTTTCTGAATTACGTTTCATAACACTTGAGCGTTTGCCGCAACTTATTAGCTTTTGCTGTCAAGAGGAAAGGTGTTCCACGAGTTTTGAGCCCCTACCACTTTTCATTAAGCAGGTATTTGTTTGACATGATTCATATACTCTTATACAACTTTTTTTTATACTGCAACTATTTAGTGACATCGTCAAAAAgttataattattagataatgATTTGATCCACTAACCTTACAtttctaataataaaataaataattatccaATGGTTTTTAAGGCTACAAAATAAATTTCAaacccaaaatttaaattttaatccaaACTGATTGAAAGTCCAAAATCAATTCAATacacaaaaattatgaaaatgtaatTGGAATTCACAATTCGAACTAAAATTCTTTAAAATCGAAAATCATATTTCCAAATTATGTTACGTACTATCTTTTCGTTTCCCTTCCATTTTGATTTTTAGAAGAAAAGAATTGTTTGTAAATGTATGCAACCTGTTTTCCATCATTCCATTAACAACAATATAATATGGCACAAGCAGACATATCATTGGAGTTCGAATTTGAGGAGGTTGATTATCACTGGATGCGGCAAGTTGGAGCATCTGTTATCGCCCTCTGTCGCCAGGAATCTGGTGCAGCTCCACTGCTTTGAGATAGTGGGTTGTGAGTCCTTAAGGGAGATAATATTTACAGaggaaatagaagaagaagaagaaacgaGTAATGTGATTTGTTTCCCGATTAAACTTTCTGCATATAGATTTCCTTCGAAACCTCATCTTCTTCTGCTCAGGAAATTATAATATCGAATTCCCTTTGTTGAAAGAGCTAAAGATTGTGGATTGCCCGAAATTAAAAGAATTCATTAGTGAAAGCAGTATTGAGCCCGGCATGCATGCTCTCTTCAACGAGAaggttaattatttatttcattagtCTTACACTCTTATATGATTTAGTTGATTCGTCCTGCATTACATGAGCTAACTTTCTTATGGGcatgaattatatatatgaatAGGTTTCAATTCCAAGCTTGGAAAGGATGACAATCTCCGGGTTGAGGAATACGAAGATGATATTTCATAATGAGCTACCACCAAATTCTTTTCGAAATCTACGAGTATTCAGTGTTTCAAGGTGTGAGAGTCTGAAAAATCTATTTCCAGCGTCAATAGCCAAACATCTTCCGCAACTTGAACATTTATGGATAAGATGGAGTGGGGTGGAGGAGATTGTATTGGAAGGGGAAGGTTTAGAGGAGCAGCCTGTGAGTTTTGAGTTTCCCAAAGTGTCTTCCCTTACGGTTGAACACTTAGAAAAGCTCAAATGTTTCTATAAAGGGCAACATACAATTGTGTGGCCAATGTTGAAAAAATTGACCACAGATTGTTCTGCTTTGCTAATGATAGTGGGTTTAGAAGATGTTAGAATCCAGGAAACGAAGGGAAATGGGGAGGCAGTATTGTTGGTTAAGGAGGTACGTACGTATATGATCACATGCTTGTTATGTTGTTATATGCATAATAATGCAATTTAATTAACTGAATCTTACATTGCTTTGATAGGCATTTCTTTAGAGATATCTatctaatacttatatttaaggATTTACTGGTTTAGGGTCATCATTGGAATTatgaaattatataaatattaatttttaaaattataattaatattattatgataatattttatattatctttaaataaacgttaaatttttattttttatgtgatATAAATAGTTATCTATTTACTTATTATAGTCTTTatctatttacttattatattctAACActttttgttataatttttatattaaataaaatgttaatataattatgaaacacattttaaaaaattaaatttaaatttaaaaatgtgagacgatatatttttaaaatagaataataccatttcaaactttaaattttaatttttttcttaatttagccACTCTAAATAAGATAATTGTGTGAGTTAATTACCactgttaaaatttttgttttcttttaatgGATTGCTATGTGACACATTAGCACATTGCGTGACTAACAAGTGAATTTTTTTATTGACTTTTGACTAAGTTTAAAGACATCCTTTTATAATTACTCCAAAACTTTTACCACTTAAACTTTAGTTAATAAAAAAAGTCACTTGCCACTCACTCAATGGACTAAATGTGTCATGTCAGTTAACAACAGTGACAAATTCACACAGTTATCTTATTTAGAGTGACCATAGCTGTAGTTTACCTTTTATTTTTGTgaaaaagataaaaagaaaatgCTCATATAAGAGTCTAACATTTACAAAAATGTTTTAATGAAAGCCAAACCTTTCAAAGTGCtcaaaaattctaaaactttTTTGAAAGTACTCAAATAAGACTTTCTCAAATATCGAATATCACGTctcaaattatatttatatttatattattttatattcaagCAATATTTGATTCAGCTATCATGTACATTATTCTAAATATATTAGATTTCACttatttttttactcaaattGAGTTGAAGTAGATGAAAAATGTTGATTTAAAGATTTTCAAAGGTTATTGTTTTGTAGGCAATTAAGTAAAACTTTCTGTTCTTCATTCCGCTTTCTACttgtgttttattattattattattatcagttTTCATTCATAAGGTATTCTGTACATTGGTTTTTATTTAAGCATGTACATCAACATTGAGCTTCATTTGTTAATGTTTAATTGGTTTCCTAGGTCATTCCCAATTTAGAGAAACTTGAGTTACGAAATTTTAGTGCTATGGATCAATTGCCACCGGATTTGTTCCCTCGCGTTAAGGTTTTTGAAGTGGGTGGTGGCTTCCATAGTGGATCTTCTTATATATTTCCTCTCGTCCGAAGATTCTACAATTTGGAAAGGCTGAAGTTTAGTAATTTTGATTTCAAACATGTAGTCCCTTGTAAGGGAGCTGTTGGGACTCTCTCACCAA contains:
- the LOC128289069 gene encoding probable disease resistance protein At4g27220, which translates into the protein MDFVVAIVSSIVAKSAEYTISPIINHVKYLSNHQQNVETLKHQAEKLKVARDRVQHSVDAALRNGKEIEGDVDKWLSAVDTKILEQVEKVTQDEEKAKKKCFVGLCPDFWTRYKLSLNAPEEAKAVAELLEQGKFDEVSYPVPLQGITVTPFKGYEDFESRTLVLNEIMEALKDDSVSVIGVHGMGGIGKTTLVKEIARKVKGNLFDSVVIATVTQAIDIEKIQNRISELLGLKFEEQSTDVKALRLQERLKKEKRVLVVLDDIWAKVDIEEVGIPLGDEHKGCKLLLTSRELNVLSNGMDAQKYFSVGVAHSHCDSCRALRNKRLFEWKNALRELERPSSSNFTGIAAAYSAIEWSFNYLESEEVKLTFLLCCVIGHNGLVEKLMRYIVGLGLFGGVNTMEEARNEVLTVVANLKASSLLLDSYDDEHFDIHDVVSDAALAIASRDYHMLVLRDHIPKEWSDKAKMNSLRAISLPCPQIIVELPKEIEYSGLSFFHMAHDDSVVIPPDFFRGIESLKVLDLPSYSYLPESINHLIDLRMLCLRGCLVEDITIIGELKSLEILDLAFSRIKELPKEIAQLTRLRLLDLSWCEKLKIIPPNVLSSLSKLEELYMEGSFVEWENGVVDNERRNASLDELNNLSRLTTLYVRISDIQMIPKHRFIETLNRYRIIVGDHPISKWLRRHECSRTLTLQLYTNICLDNGVKMLLGKAEYLYLDLKGLKGIKNVLAELNKGNDFPHLQSLHVKNGIQVQYITMNNIEFSELRFITLERLPQLISFCCQEERCSTSFEPLPLFIKQTYHWSSNLRRLIITGCGKLEHLLSPSVARNLVQLHCFEIVGCESLREIIFTEEIEEEEETSNVISSIAKHLPQLEHLWIRWSGVEEIVLEGEGLEEQPVSFEFPKVSSLTVEHLEKLKCFYKGQHTIVWPMLKKLTTDCSALLMIVGLEDVRIQETKGNGEAVLLVKEVIPNLEKLELRNFSAMDQLPPDLFPRVKVFEVGGGFHSGSSYIFPLVRRFYNLERLKFSNFDFKHVVPCKGAVGTLSPIKNLKLHSSKNLKHIWRKDSELGHILSNLQTLTISHCDDLKNIGASSLSFQNLTTLEVSYCKMMTNLLTPLIVENLVQLTTMKVSDCTEMTEIVTNEGDYHQTIVVRKLKCLEISDLQRLTSFCPGSYTFNFPCLEEVVVERCPRLKGGFNSPFDLNISDTFPKLIEIWKRNPQEILESKNLGRIEIYKCSSLKYIFAPSMLFSLKQLEQIEVKECNTMEQVIREDEEGVTIHTLTLPKLSFVKIEVFQLDKFLFGKSTS